The following are encoded together in the Xanthomonas vesicatoria ATCC 35937 genome:
- a CDS encoding enoyl-CoA hydratase, protein MSAWEGRVHTGLQVERDGHVAIITLSNPPANTWTVHSLAALRDLVHALDADRSVYALVITGEGEKFFSAGADLKQFADGDKAAAREAARRFGEAFEALSAFRGVSIAAINGYAMGGGLECALACDLRIAEQQAHLALPEASVGLLPCAGGTQNLPRLVGEGWAKRMILLGERIDAATAHRIGLVEEVVGKGESRALAVAWAQRAGKQSPVSVAACKRLVQSTRHGTHAAALVAEREAFVDLFEQADQAEGVAAFLEKRAPQWSSR, encoded by the coding sequence ATGAGCGCTTGGGAAGGACGTGTGCATACCGGCCTGCAGGTCGAGCGCGATGGGCATGTAGCCATCATCACGTTGAGCAATCCGCCAGCCAATACCTGGACCGTGCACAGCCTGGCCGCCTTGCGCGACCTGGTACACGCATTGGATGCCGACCGCAGCGTGTACGCGCTGGTGATCACCGGCGAAGGCGAAAAGTTCTTCAGTGCCGGTGCCGACCTCAAGCAGTTTGCCGACGGCGACAAGGCCGCTGCACGTGAGGCCGCGCGTCGCTTCGGCGAAGCGTTCGAGGCGCTGAGCGCGTTCCGTGGCGTGTCGATCGCCGCCATCAACGGCTATGCCATGGGCGGCGGTCTGGAATGCGCGCTGGCCTGCGACCTGCGCATTGCCGAGCAACAGGCGCATCTGGCGCTGCCCGAAGCCAGTGTCGGGTTGCTGCCGTGTGCGGGGGGCACCCAGAACCTGCCGCGCCTGGTCGGCGAGGGTTGGGCCAAGCGCATGATCCTGCTGGGCGAGCGCATCGACGCCGCCACCGCGCACCGTATCGGCCTGGTGGAAGAGGTGGTGGGCAAGGGCGAGTCGCGCGCGCTGGCAGTCGCCTGGGCGCAGCGTGCCGGCAAGCAGAGCCCGGTAAGCGTGGCGGCCTGCAAACGCCTGGTGCAATCCACTCGCCATGGCACGCACGCAGCGGCCTTGGTTGCCGAGCGCGAAGCCTTCGTCGACCTGTTCGAGCAGGCCGATCAGGCCGAAGGGGTTGCCGCATTTTTGGAAAAGCGCGCTCCGCAGTGGAGCAGCCGCTGA
- a CDS encoding enoyl-CoA hydratase/isomerase family protein, translating into MEQPLMTERSPTDAAPVLFEQRDCADGHRIGVATLNAPKMLNGLSLQMTRLLDAQLQEWAGDAQIACVVLRGAGDKALCAGGDLHGLYQSMRAHRDAVPDAAQRRARPQDNPYAAAFFEEEYWLDYRIHTYAKPLLCWGHGIVMGGGIGLMSGASHRVVTERSRLAMPEISVGLFPDVGGSWLLRRVPHGAGLFLALTGAPLNASDAIYAGLADVRLEHAQYSAVLDALSAHAWTGDAGNDREQLGAFLQGIAQPLEPGPLQLHAALIAQLVSGDTLEQVVDAIAALQSEDGWLQAARATLAAGAPGSARLAWELQRHPGTATLAETFRTEYVAALHAAAHGDFAEGILALLIDKDRQPQWQPASLSAADTQWAAGFFNAPWPAAQHPLADLGAHQT; encoded by the coding sequence GTGGAGCAGCCGCTGATGACGGAGAGAAGCCCGACCGACGCAGCGCCGGTGCTGTTCGAGCAGCGCGATTGCGCCGATGGGCATCGCATCGGTGTCGCCACCTTGAATGCCCCCAAGATGCTCAATGGCTTGTCGTTGCAGATGACCCGGTTGCTGGATGCGCAGCTACAGGAATGGGCCGGCGATGCGCAGATCGCCTGCGTCGTGTTGCGTGGCGCCGGCGACAAAGCGCTGTGCGCCGGCGGCGATCTGCATGGGCTGTACCAGAGCATGCGCGCGCATCGCGATGCCGTGCCCGACGCGGCCCAGCGCCGTGCGCGGCCGCAAGACAATCCCTATGCCGCCGCATTCTTCGAAGAGGAATATTGGCTGGATTACCGCATTCATACCTATGCCAAGCCGCTGCTGTGCTGGGGCCATGGCATCGTGATGGGTGGCGGCATTGGCCTGATGTCCGGTGCCAGCCACCGCGTGGTCACCGAGCGCTCGCGCCTGGCCATGCCGGAGATCAGCGTCGGTCTGTTTCCAGACGTAGGTGGCAGCTGGCTGTTGCGGCGCGTGCCGCACGGCGCCGGCCTGTTTCTCGCCTTGACCGGCGCACCGCTCAACGCCAGCGATGCCATCTACGCCGGTCTGGCCGATGTGCGGTTGGAACATGCGCAATACAGCGCCGTGCTGGATGCCTTGAGCGCGCACGCATGGACCGGCGATGCCGGCAACGATCGCGAGCAACTGGGTGCGTTTTTGCAGGGAATCGCGCAGCCACTGGAACCGGGCCCACTGCAGCTGCATGCGGCATTGATCGCGCAACTGGTATCCGGCGACACGCTGGAGCAGGTGGTCGATGCGATCGCTGCCCTGCAAAGCGAGGACGGTTGGTTGCAGGCCGCGCGCGCGACGCTGGCCGCCGGCGCACCTGGCTCGGCACGGTTGGCGTGGGAACTGCAACGTCATCCCGGCACTGCGACGCTGGCTGAGACGTTTCGCACCGAGTACGTAGCGGCACTGCATGCCGCCGCGCACGGCGATTTTGCCGAAGGCATCCTGGCGTTGCTGATCGACAAGGACCGCCAGCCACAGTGGCAGCCGGCATCGCTGAGCGCAGCGGATACGCAATGGGCGGCCGGCTTTTTCAATGCACCATGGCCGGCTGCGCAGCATCCGTTGGCGGATCTTGGTGCGCACCAGACATGA
- the mmsB gene encoding 3-hydroxyisobutyrate dehydrogenase yields the protein MEIDTMSKIAFIGLGNMGGPMAANLIKAGHQLRVFDLVQGALDAASAAGAHAASSAPDTLADAEIVISMLPASRHVEALYLGDGGILTQIPDGALVIDCSTIAPVSARKVADAARARGLAVLDAPVSGGTAGAAAGTLTFIVGGAADVLERARPVLEAMGKNIFHVGDNGAGQVAKLCNNMALGVIMAATGEALALGVAQGLDPAVLSQMMAVSTGRSWATEVCNPWPGVLPNAPASRGYSGGFGNDLMLKDLGLVAESAVQAGVSIPLGELARNLYAMNSLAGNGALDFSSVVKLVAKV from the coding sequence CTGGAGATCGACACGATGAGCAAGATCGCTTTTATCGGCCTGGGCAACATGGGTGGCCCGATGGCCGCCAACCTGATCAAGGCCGGCCACCAGCTCCGCGTCTTCGATCTGGTGCAGGGCGCACTGGATGCGGCATCCGCTGCCGGCGCCCACGCAGCAAGCTCTGCGCCCGACACGCTGGCCGACGCCGAGATCGTCATCTCGATGCTGCCGGCCAGCAGGCACGTGGAAGCGCTGTATCTGGGCGATGGCGGCATTCTGACGCAGATTCCCGATGGCGCGCTGGTGATCGACTGCAGCACCATCGCACCGGTGTCCGCACGCAAGGTGGCCGATGCCGCGCGCGCACGGGGGCTGGCGGTGCTGGATGCGCCGGTGTCCGGTGGCACCGCGGGTGCCGCCGCCGGCACGCTGACCTTCATCGTCGGTGGTGCCGCCGACGTGCTGGAGCGCGCCCGCCCGGTGCTGGAAGCCATGGGCAAGAATATTTTCCATGTGGGCGACAACGGTGCCGGCCAGGTCGCCAAGCTGTGCAACAACATGGCGCTGGGTGTGATCATGGCCGCCACCGGTGAAGCGCTGGCGCTCGGCGTCGCGCAGGGGCTTGACCCGGCGGTGCTGTCGCAGATGATGGCGGTCAGCACCGGACGCAGTTGGGCCACCGAGGTCTGCAATCCCTGGCCGGGCGTGCTGCCCAACGCACCGGCGTCGCGCGGTTACAGCGGCGGCTTCGGCAACGACCTGATGCTCAAGGACCTGGGCCTGGTGGCCGAATCTGCGGTGCAGGCCGGCGTGTCGATCCCGCTGGGCGAGTTGGCACGCAACCTGTATGCGATGAACAGCCTGGCCGGTAACGGCGCACTGGATTTTTCCAGCGTGGTCAAACTGGTCGCCAAGGTTTGA
- a CDS encoding cation diffusion facilitator family transporter, with protein MGHDHNHAPSEIRHETPLWWALGLTATFLVAEVIGAFLSNSLALLSDAAHMATDTLGLMIALLAVRLSRRPADARRTYGYVRLEALGALVNGALLFGVGGYILWEAAQRFRAPQDISSNGMLLIAGLGLVINLIAMKLLHAGSGESLNVKGAYLEVWSDMLGSVAVIIGALLIRWTGWQWIDPVLAVLIGLWVLPRTWVLLREAINVLLEGVPKGIDLAQVRQALTSYPGVDDVHDLHVWALASSTPALTAHVVVGDSTDRDRLRDALGTLLHDRFEIAHVTLQVESGDCGTEPCGTPTSASGATHDDHHGHAHGHGGHSH; from the coding sequence ATGGGACACGATCACAACCACGCACCCAGCGAAATCCGCCACGAAACACCGCTGTGGTGGGCGCTAGGCCTTACCGCCACCTTCCTGGTGGCCGAGGTCATTGGCGCATTCTTGTCCAATAGCCTGGCGCTGTTGTCGGATGCGGCGCACATGGCCACCGACACGCTCGGTCTGATGATCGCGCTGCTCGCGGTGCGCTTGAGCCGGCGCCCGGCGGATGCGCGCCGCACTTACGGCTATGTCCGTCTTGAAGCTTTGGGTGCCCTGGTCAATGGCGCGCTGCTGTTCGGTGTGGGCGGCTACATCCTCTGGGAAGCCGCACAGCGCTTTCGCGCGCCGCAGGACATCTCGTCCAACGGCATGTTGCTGATCGCCGGGCTGGGCCTGGTGATCAACCTGATCGCGATGAAGCTGCTGCACGCCGGCAGCGGCGAAAGCCTCAACGTCAAAGGGGCGTATCTGGAAGTCTGGAGCGACATGCTCGGCTCGGTGGCGGTGATCATCGGCGCCTTGCTGATCCGCTGGACCGGCTGGCAGTGGATCGACCCGGTGCTGGCGGTGCTGATCGGCCTGTGGGTGCTGCCACGCACCTGGGTGCTGCTGCGCGAAGCGATCAATGTCCTGCTCGAAGGCGTCCCCAAAGGCATCGACCTGGCGCAGGTGCGTCAGGCCTTGACCAGCTATCCGGGCGTGGACGACGTGCACGACCTGCACGTCTGGGCCCTGGCCTCCAGCACGCCCGCACTCACCGCGCATGTCGTGGTTGGCGACAGCACCGACCGCGATCGCCTGCGCGACGCGCTCGGCACCCTGCTGCACGACCGTTTCGAGATCGCCCACGTCACGCTGCAGGTGGAAAGCGGCGACTGCGGTACCGAACCCTGCGGCACGCCAACGTCCGCGTCAGGCGCCACGCATGACGATCACCACGGGCACGCGCATGGACATGGCGGTCACTCCCACTGA
- a CDS encoding 3-hydroxyacyl-CoA dehydrogenase NAD-binding domain-containing protein: MLPGFDGLRFSHWQADLREDGVLVLSLDRQGAPVNAFSQEVLLELGALVERLALDPPKGVVLRSAKTNGFIAGADLKEFQDFDRKGTVNDAIHRGQQVFQKLAELPCPTVAAIHGFCMGGGTEIALACRYRVASDDASTRIGLPETKLGIFPGWGGSARLPRLIGAPAAMDLMLTGRTVSAKAARAMGLIDKVAAAAVLVDVAAALALNGTTRPFKQRATAWATNTLLARKLLAPQMRKQVARKARKEHYPAPYALINVWERAGGSGIQARLAAELKAVVKLASTPTARNLIRIFFLTERLKALGGKDAGAAALPPIRHVHVIGAGVMGGDIAAWAAYKGFEVTLQDREQRFIDTALTRSGELFAKRVKDDAKRPAVAARLRGDLAGAGVAQADLVIEAIIENPQAKRDLYQSIEPQLKPDAVLTTNTSSIPLTELRGHIQRPAQFAGLHYFNPVAMMPLVEIVQHDGLDPANVARLAAFCKALDKFPVPVAGTPGFLVNRVLFPYLLEAATAYAEGIPGPVLDKTAVKFGMPMGPIELIDTVGLDVAAGVGAELAPFLQLPIPAALATVESGKRGKKDGQGLYKWENGRAVKPEVASGYAVPPDLEDRLILPLLNEAVACLHDGVVADADLLDAGVIFGTGFAPFRGGPIQHIRSVGADALLERLQALHARYGERFAPRPGWDSPVLREPVV, translated from the coding sequence ATGCTTCCAGGTTTCGACGGGCTCCGATTCAGCCATTGGCAGGCCGACCTGCGCGAGGACGGCGTGCTCGTGCTCAGCCTTGATCGCCAGGGCGCACCGGTCAACGCGTTTTCGCAGGAGGTGCTGCTCGAACTGGGCGCGCTGGTCGAGCGGCTGGCGCTGGACCCGCCCAAGGGCGTGGTACTGCGCTCGGCAAAGACCAACGGCTTCATTGCCGGCGCCGACCTGAAGGAATTTCAGGACTTCGACCGCAAGGGCACAGTCAACGATGCGATCCATCGGGGCCAGCAGGTGTTCCAGAAGCTGGCCGAGCTGCCCTGCCCCACGGTGGCCGCGATCCACGGCTTCTGCATGGGCGGCGGCACCGAGATCGCGCTGGCGTGCCGGTATCGCGTGGCCTCCGACGATGCCAGCACCCGCATCGGCTTGCCGGAAACCAAGCTCGGTATCTTCCCCGGCTGGGGCGGCAGCGCCCGCTTGCCGCGCTTGATCGGCGCACCTGCAGCGATGGATCTGATGCTGACCGGACGCACCGTCTCGGCCAAGGCTGCGCGGGCGATGGGGCTGATCGACAAGGTCGCCGCGGCGGCCGTCCTGGTCGATGTCGCCGCCGCATTGGCCTTGAACGGCACCACGCGTCCGTTCAAGCAACGCGCTACCGCGTGGGCCACCAATACATTGCTAGCGCGCAAGCTGCTTGCCCCGCAGATGCGCAAGCAGGTCGCACGCAAGGCGCGCAAGGAGCATTACCCGGCGCCCTACGCCTTGATCAACGTGTGGGAGCGCGCGGGCGGCAGCGGTATCCAGGCGCGCCTTGCGGCCGAGCTCAAGGCGGTGGTCAAGCTCGCCAGCACGCCGACCGCGCGCAACCTGATCCGCATCTTCTTCCTGACCGAGCGGTTGAAGGCGCTGGGCGGCAAGGATGCAGGCGCGGCCGCATTGCCGCCGATTCGCCATGTGCATGTGATCGGTGCCGGCGTGATGGGCGGCGATATCGCGGCGTGGGCCGCGTACAAGGGCTTCGAGGTGACCCTGCAGGACCGCGAGCAGCGTTTTATCGATACCGCGCTGACGCGCAGTGGTGAGCTGTTTGCCAAGCGGGTAAAGGACGACGCCAAGCGGCCGGCGGTGGCCGCGCGGCTGCGCGGCGATTTGGCCGGCGCCGGCGTGGCGCAGGCGGATCTGGTGATCGAGGCGATCATCGAAAACCCGCAGGCCAAGCGCGACCTGTATCAGTCCATCGAGCCGCAGCTCAAGCCCGATGCGGTGCTCACCACCAATACCTCGTCGATTCCGCTGACCGAGTTACGTGGCCATATCCAGCGCCCGGCACAGTTCGCCGGGCTGCACTATTTCAACCCCGTGGCGATGATGCCGCTGGTGGAAATCGTGCAGCACGATGGACTGGACCCGGCCAACGTGGCGCGCCTGGCGGCGTTCTGCAAGGCGCTGGACAAGTTCCCGGTGCCGGTGGCGGGTACGCCGGGCTTCCTGGTCAATCGCGTGCTGTTTCCGTACCTGCTCGAAGCGGCCACTGCGTATGCCGAAGGCATTCCGGGGCCGGTGCTGGACAAGACCGCGGTCAAGTTCGGTATGCCGATGGGGCCGATCGAGCTGATCGATACGGTGGGGCTGGATGTCGCGGCCGGCGTCGGCGCCGAGCTGGCGCCGTTCCTGCAACTGCCGATTCCTGCGGCGCTTGCCACCGTGGAGTCCGGCAAGCGCGGCAAGAAGGACGGCCAGGGCCTGTACAAGTGGGAGAACGGCCGCGCAGTCAAACCCGAGGTGGCCAGCGGCTATGCCGTGCCGCCCGACCTGGAAGACCGCCTGATCCTGCCGCTGCTCAACGAAGCGGTGGCCTGCCTGCATGACGGCGTGGTGGCCGACGCCGACCTGCTCGATGCCGGCGTCATCTTCGGTACTGGCTTTGCGCCGTTCCGCGGTGGCCCGATCCAGCACATCCGCAGCGTCGGTGCGGATGCGTTGCTCGAACGCTTGCAGGCATTGCACGCCCGGTATGGCGAACGCTTCGCCCCGCGTCCGGGTTGGGATTCACCGGTGTTGCGGGAGCCGGTGGTATGA
- the rpoE gene encoding RNA polymerase sigma factor RpoE, with protein MAEVDTPQELDLELVRRVQRGESAAFDVLVRKYQHRIVALIGRYIADWSECQDVAQDTFVRAYRAINSFRGDSQFYTWLHRIAVNTAKNHLVAHNRRPPTDDIEISDAEQFDGATRLRDNDTPERELMRQELEQTVMRAVQALPEELRSAITLREVEGLSYEDIARKMDCPIGTVRSRIFRAREAIDIELRPLLETESATRERHRV; from the coding sequence ATGGCCGAAGTCGATACACCTCAGGAGCTGGACCTGGAACTGGTCCGGCGTGTGCAGCGCGGCGAGAGCGCGGCGTTCGATGTGCTGGTGCGCAAATACCAGCACCGGATCGTTGCGTTGATCGGGCGTTACATCGCCGACTGGAGCGAATGTCAGGACGTGGCCCAGGATACGTTTGTGCGCGCGTACCGCGCGATCAACAGTTTCCGCGGCGACTCCCAGTTCTATACGTGGCTGCACCGTATTGCCGTCAACACTGCCAAGAACCATCTGGTTGCGCACAACCGCCGCCCGCCCACCGACGACATCGAGATCAGCGATGCCGAACAGTTCGATGGAGCGACCCGTTTGCGCGACAACGACACCCCGGAGCGCGAATTGATGCGACAGGAGCTGGAACAAACGGTGATGCGCGCGGTCCAAGCCCTGCCGGAAGAACTCCGGTCGGCCATCACCCTGCGCGAGGTGGAAGGGCTGAGTTACGAGGACATCGCGCGAAAGATGGATTGCCCGATCGGAACGGTGCGCTCGCGCATCTTCCGGGCGCGCGAGGCCATCGACATCGAGCTGCGGCCTCTGCTGGAGACCGAAAGCGCTACCCGTGAGCGACACCGTGTATGA
- a CDS encoding sigma-E factor negative regulatory protein, with amino-acid sequence MSDNPAMSTTDKFERHYRQQLSALVDGELSADESRFLLRRLAHDEELAGCHERWQLCGDVLRGAASAPAPLDFAARVRSAIADEPAPQAQPAPRSAARWRWGGGAAIAASVAAIALFMARERLPEAVPSTSAVPVYATTAQMPAIAQPPVAPKAPAAPDPADPGDGGALVAAVPAAALASTRRGAATRQQQVARSAATRQQQAPARMVASATPPPASAVSPAATANPFTHPDTTLQARPWPRSALSSAGDSPLNASFSQSRQGPAFYPFEPAPQAAGNAAPGRPVPVPQN; translated from the coding sequence ATGAGCGATAACCCTGCCATGTCCACCACCGACAAATTCGAACGTCACTACCGGCAGCAGTTGTCTGCGCTGGTCGACGGAGAGTTGAGCGCCGACGAGTCGCGCTTCTTGCTGCGCCGTCTGGCGCACGATGAGGAACTGGCTGGCTGCCACGAACGCTGGCAGCTGTGCGGCGACGTGCTGCGCGGTGCGGCCAGTGCGCCGGCGCCGCTGGATTTTGCTGCGCGTGTGCGCAGCGCCATTGCCGACGAGCCAGCGCCGCAAGCGCAGCCGGCACCGCGCTCGGCCGCGCGCTGGCGTTGGGGGGGCGGGGCGGCGATTGCTGCGTCGGTTGCCGCAATTGCCTTGTTCATGGCGCGCGAGCGCTTGCCGGAAGCGGTGCCGTCAACCTCGGCTGTGCCGGTCTATGCCACCACGGCGCAAATGCCTGCCATCGCACAGCCGCCAGTCGCGCCGAAGGCGCCGGCCGCCCCCGATCCGGCCGATCCCGGCGACGGTGGTGCGCTCGTCGCGGCAGTGCCGGCTGCGGCACTGGCTTCCACGCGGCGCGGTGCCGCCACCCGTCAGCAACAGGTGGCGCGCAGCGCGGCGACGCGTCAGCAACAGGCTCCGGCACGGATGGTGGCCTCCGCGACTCCGCCTCCTGCGTCAGCGGTGAGCCCGGCAGCGACCGCCAATCCATTCACGCATCCGGATACGACACTGCAGGCGCGCCCGTGGCCACGCTCCGCGCTGTCCAGCGCGGGCGACAGCCCGCTCAACGCCAGTTTCAGCCAGAGTCGCCAGGGTCCGGCGTTCTATCCATTCGAGCCTGCGCCCCAGGCGGCCGGCAACGCCGCGCCAGGCCGGCCGGTGCCGGTCCCGCAGAACTGA
- a CDS encoding DegQ family serine endoprotease, with product MNHRMRNQMFGLIAMTLPLAACAQQTPPSAPAKASAPIAANRSTTPAPQLVAGLPDFTNLVEQVGPGVVNIETTITRKDAMARSARGGRGGQGGMPGQGGMPDDEQMPEFFKRFFGPDFQMPGGPRQGPGQGGGDDDGGIAGKSMGSGFIISADGYVLTNHHVVDGASEVTVKLTDRREFKAKVVGSDEQFDVALLKIEAKGLPTVRLGDSNTLKPGQWVVAIGSPFGLDHSVTAGIVSATGRSNPYADQRYVPFIQTDVAINQGNSGGPLLNTRGEVVGINSQIFSASGGYMGISFAIPIDLAFSAAEQIKATGHVSRGMLGVAVGPIDSLKAQGLGLPDSRGALVNDIPAGSPAAKAGVEVGDVIRAVNGKPIEVASDLPPMIGLMPPGAKVTLDVLRDGKPRQVSVVLAPLQDGSEDTAPRTAAADAKPEAPASVALLGLQVADLTAAERSRLGLQAGEGVRIAAVTGAAARSTQPPLSPGLIIARVGRTKVGSVAELNRALSSYKKGDVVMLLVTDGKATSYVALKAGG from the coding sequence ATGAATCACCGCATGCGTAACCAGATGTTTGGCCTGATCGCCATGACTTTGCCGCTGGCGGCCTGCGCCCAGCAGACGCCGCCCTCGGCACCGGCCAAGGCCAGCGCGCCGATCGCCGCCAACCGCAGCACGACGCCGGCGCCGCAGCTGGTCGCCGGCCTGCCGGACTTCACCAACCTGGTCGAACAGGTCGGCCCGGGCGTGGTCAATATCGAAACCACCATCACCCGCAAGGATGCGATGGCGCGTTCGGCGCGTGGCGGGCGTGGGGGCCAGGGTGGCATGCCCGGCCAGGGCGGCATGCCGGACGACGAGCAGATGCCGGAGTTCTTCAAGCGCTTCTTCGGCCCGGATTTCCAGATGCCGGGCGGCCCGCGGCAGGGGCCGGGCCAGGGCGGTGGCGATGACGATGGCGGCATCGCGGGCAAATCGATGGGCTCGGGCTTCATCATTTCCGCCGACGGCTATGTGTTGACCAATCATCATGTGGTCGATGGCGCCAGCGAGGTCACCGTCAAGCTCACCGACCGACGCGAGTTCAAGGCCAAGGTGGTGGGCAGCGACGAGCAGTTCGATGTGGCGCTGCTGAAGATCGAGGCCAAGGGTCTGCCGACGGTGCGCCTGGGCGATTCCAACACGCTCAAGCCGGGCCAGTGGGTGGTGGCGATTGGTTCGCCGTTCGGGCTTGATCATTCGGTCACCGCCGGTATCGTCAGCGCCACCGGCCGTAGCAATCCGTACGCCGATCAGCGCTACGTGCCGTTTATCCAGACCGACGTGGCGATCAATCAGGGCAACTCCGGCGGCCCACTGCTCAACACCCGTGGCGAAGTGGTCGGCATCAATTCGCAGATCTTCTCCGCGTCTGGCGGCTACATGGGAATTAGTTTCGCGATCCCGATCGACCTGGCGTTCAGTGCCGCCGAGCAAATCAAGGCCACCGGCCATGTGAGCCGCGGCATGCTGGGCGTGGCGGTGGGGCCGATCGATTCTCTCAAGGCGCAAGGGCTGGGCCTGCCGGATAGCCGCGGTGCGCTGGTCAACGACATTCCCGCTGGCAGCCCGGCCGCAAAGGCCGGCGTCGAAGTGGGCGATGTGATCCGCGCGGTCAATGGCAAGCCGATCGAGGTGGCCAGCGACCTGCCGCCGATGATCGGCCTGATGCCGCCTGGCGCCAAGGTCACCCTGGACGTCCTGCGCGATGGCAAGCCGCGTCAGGTGTCAGTCGTCCTGGCGCCGTTGCAGGACGGCAGCGAAGACACCGCGCCGCGCACCGCAGCGGCCGACGCCAAGCCCGAGGCCCCGGCCAGTGTGGCATTGCTGGGCCTGCAGGTAGCCGACCTGACCGCCGCCGAGCGCAGTCGCCTGGGCCTGCAAGCAGGCGAGGGCGTGCGCATCGCCGCAGTCACCGGTGCGGCGGCACGCAGCACCCAGCCACCGTTGTCGCCGGGTCTGATCATCGCCCGCGTCGGCCGCACCAAGGTCGGCAGCGTCGCCGAGCTGAACCGCGCGCTGTCCAGCTACAAGAAGGGCGACGTGGTCATGCTGCTGGTCACCGACGGCAAGGCCACCAGCTATGTGGCCCTGAAGGCCGGCGGCTGA